The following proteins are co-located in the Sandaracinaceae bacterium genome:
- a CDS encoding SDR family oxidoreductase, which translates to MQQVLSKHESTRLSVRHVALFGGTNGIGRAVLDQALDAGLAVTALARDPSKLAPRDGLRVVQGSATDPDAVAATLAGVDAVVCALGAPALSRSKVRSEGLRAITDAMAELGIRRVAVVGIMGAGASRAKLPFFLRRVLFPTYLRRPVQEHERQEASLRESDLDWTVVRPPNLTDGPRTGDYAHGEVEDWSTLSIAISRADVADLILGALRGGHYVRQTPIISYRAA; encoded by the coding sequence ATGCAACAGGTCCTCAGCAAGCACGAATCCACCCGCCTCTCCGTCCGCCACGTGGCCCTCTTCGGGGGCACGAACGGGATCGGTCGGGCCGTCCTCGACCAGGCGCTCGACGCCGGCCTCGCGGTCACCGCCCTCGCGCGAGACCCGTCGAAGCTCGCCCCGCGCGACGGCCTGCGCGTCGTCCAGGGCAGCGCCACGGATCCCGACGCGGTCGCGGCCACGCTCGCGGGCGTCGACGCGGTGGTCTGCGCGCTCGGCGCCCCCGCGCTCAGCCGCTCGAAGGTCCGCAGCGAGGGCCTCCGCGCGATCACGGACGCGATGGCCGAGCTCGGGATCCGCCGCGTCGCGGTGGTCGGCATCATGGGGGCGGGCGCGTCGCGGGCGAAGCTCCCGTTCTTCCTCCGCCGCGTCCTCTTCCCGACGTACCTGCGCCGCCCGGTCCAGGAGCACGAGCGACAGGAGGCGAGCCTGCGCGAGAGCGACCTGGACTGGACCGTGGTGCGCCCGCCGAACCTCACCGACGGCCCGCGCACCGGCGACTACGCGCACGGCGAGGTCGAGGACTGGTCGACGCTCTCCATCGCCATCTCACGCGCCGACGTCGCCGACCTCATCCTCGGCGCGCTGAGAGGCGGCCACTACGTGCGGCAGACGCCGATCATCTCGTACCGGGCGGCGTGA
- a CDS encoding LysR family transcriptional regulator: MSNVHDTAALHQLDLNLLVAFDTLARERSVTRAAERAGVTQSAMSHTLRRLRERFDDPLLVRGASGMTLTPRAEALVVPLRGALVGLARALEAPEAFDPAASTRELRVVAPDLFELLALPRLWARLSEAAPRARLAFQPPPRELSDALETGEVDVAIAPVLLGEEATDLGVRTGPQLRRQTLFRDGFRCFVRADHPALSGRKRMTAARFAALDHLLVSPTGRGPGFVDGLLAAQGLERRVALRVPQHTTALSMVRQSDLVLTAPASLEAACEDGRVRSVAPPFPLPEHAITLVWHPRFSDDPAHRWLREQVAAVARAIRSVSPRR, encoded by the coding sequence ATGAGCAACGTTCATGACACCGCCGCGCTCCATCAGCTGGACCTGAACCTGCTCGTGGCCTTCGACACCCTGGCCCGCGAGCGCAGCGTCACGCGGGCCGCCGAGCGCGCGGGGGTCACGCAGTCGGCCATGAGCCACACCCTGCGGCGCCTGCGCGAGCGCTTCGACGACCCTCTCCTCGTGCGCGGCGCCTCGGGCATGACGCTGACCCCTCGGGCGGAGGCGCTGGTGGTCCCGCTGCGGGGCGCGCTGGTGGGCCTCGCGCGCGCGCTCGAGGCGCCCGAGGCGTTCGATCCCGCGGCCTCGACGCGTGAGCTCCGCGTGGTCGCGCCCGATCTCTTCGAGCTGCTCGCCTTGCCGCGGCTGTGGGCGCGCCTCTCGGAGGCCGCGCCGCGCGCGCGCCTCGCGTTCCAGCCGCCGCCTCGCGAGCTGTCCGATGCGCTGGAGACGGGGGAAGTGGACGTGGCGATCGCGCCGGTGCTGCTGGGAGAGGAGGCGACGGACCTCGGCGTGCGCACCGGGCCTCAGCTGCGGCGCCAGACCCTCTTTCGCGATGGCTTCCGGTGCTTCGTGCGCGCGGATCACCCGGCGCTCTCGGGCCGCAAGCGCATGACCGCGGCGCGCTTCGCGGCGCTCGACCACCTGCTCGTCTCGCCGACCGGTCGGGGCCCCGGCTTCGTGGACGGCCTCCTCGCGGCGCAGGGGCTCGAGCGGCGCGTGGCCCTGCGCGTGCCGCAGCACACGACCGCGCTCTCGATGGTGCGCCAGAGCGACCTGGTGCTCACGGCGCCCGCGTCGCTCGAGGCCGCGTGCGAGGACGGCCGGGTGCGCTCCGTGGCGCCGCCCTTCCCGCTCCCCGAGCACGCGATCACCCTCGTCTGGCACCCGCGCTTCTCGGACGACCCCGCCCATCGCTGGCTGCGAGAGCAGGTGGCCGCGGTCGCGCGCGCGATCCGATCGGTCAGTCCGCGGCGATGA
- a CDS encoding acyl-CoA dehydrogenase family protein gives MQNPTSDALFHPTDEHKMLRQTVADFVRKEVEPQAAAHDESGELNVALFRKLGELGLLGITIPEEDGGAGMDTLAAVIVHEELSKSDPGFCLAYLAHSMLFVNNFYHCANDEQKQRYLPKTISGEWVAGMGMTEPGAGTDVLGMSTTATLEGDHWVLNGTKTYITNGCEGYCFLVYAKVDGRITAFVVDRDCPGFSTSNHIDKLGMRGSTMSELIFENCKIPKANLLGEIGGGVTHMMRNLEIERVTLAAMSCGIASRCVDIMVRYGAERKAFGEPINRYGQIQRYIGDGYAMTEAARCLTYNVARDVAPGNRARVGSDAAKLFAAPVGKQVADWAMQVMGGAGYCREYPVERLWRDAKLLEIGGGTIEAHQKNLTKDLTKLIAAD, from the coding sequence ATGCAGAACCCCACGTCCGACGCCCTCTTCCACCCGACCGACGAGCACAAGATGCTCCGCCAGACGGTCGCCGACTTCGTGCGCAAAGAGGTCGAGCCGCAGGCCGCCGCGCACGACGAGTCGGGCGAGCTGAACGTGGCGCTGTTCCGCAAGCTCGGTGAGCTGGGCCTGCTCGGCATCACCATCCCGGAGGAGGACGGCGGCGCGGGCATGGACACCCTCGCGGCGGTCATCGTGCACGAGGAGCTGAGCAAGAGCGACCCGGGCTTCTGCCTCGCGTACCTCGCGCACTCGATGCTCTTCGTGAACAACTTCTACCACTGCGCGAACGACGAGCAGAAGCAGCGCTACCTGCCCAAGACCATCAGCGGCGAGTGGGTGGCGGGCATGGGCATGACCGAGCCGGGCGCCGGCACCGACGTGCTCGGCATGAGCACCACCGCCACCCTCGAGGGCGACCACTGGGTGCTGAACGGCACCAAGACCTACATCACCAACGGCTGCGAGGGGTATTGCTTCCTCGTCTACGCCAAGGTCGACGGCCGCATCACCGCCTTCGTGGTCGACCGCGACTGCCCCGGGTTCAGCACCTCGAACCACATCGACAAGCTCGGCATGCGCGGCTCGACGATGTCCGAGCTCATCTTCGAGAACTGCAAGATCCCGAAGGCGAACCTGCTCGGCGAGATCGGGGGCGGCGTCACGCACATGATGCGCAACCTCGAGATCGAGCGCGTCACGCTCGCGGCCATGAGCTGCGGCATCGCCTCGCGCTGCGTCGACATCATGGTGCGCTACGGCGCGGAGCGGAAGGCGTTCGGCGAGCCGATCAACCGCTACGGCCAGATCCAGCGCTACATCGGCGACGGCTACGCGATGACCGAGGCGGCGCGCTGCCTCACCTACAACGTCGCCCGTGACGTCGCGCCGGGGAACCGCGCGCGGGTCGGCTCGGACGCGGCGAAGCTCTTCGCGGCGCCCGTGGGCAAGCAGGTCGCCGACTGGGCGATGCAGGTGATGGGCGGCGCGGGCTACTGCCGCGAGTACCCGGTCGAGCGGCTCTGGCGCGACGCCAAGCTCCTCGAGATCGGCGGCGGCACGATCGAGGCGCACCAGAAGAACCTCACGAAGGATCTCACCAAGCTCATCGCCGCGGACTGA
- the pstB gene encoding phosphate ABC transporter ATP-binding protein PstB, protein MSGAEESTSTEGSPSSKMETRGLGVRYGKTWALEDVSAPIVRERVTALIGPSGCGKSTFLRALNRMNDVIDGAHTEGTVLLDGQDIYARQVDAVEVRRRVGMVFQKSNPFPKSIFENVAFGLRIAGEKDPKKIEARVEESLAQAALLDEVKDRLDESALGLSGGQQQRLCIARALAVRPEVVLMDEPASALDPIATARIEALIRELAERYTLVIVTHSMQQAARVSDFTAFFYLGKLVEYGETQKIFTRPTQQRTEDYITGRFG, encoded by the coding sequence ATGAGCGGCGCCGAAGAGAGCACGTCCACGGAGGGATCGCCGTCGTCGAAGATGGAGACCCGGGGGCTCGGTGTGCGCTACGGCAAGACCTGGGCGCTCGAGGACGTCTCCGCGCCGATCGTGCGAGAGCGGGTGACCGCGCTCATCGGGCCGAGCGGGTGTGGCAAGAGCACCTTTCTCCGCGCGCTCAACCGGATGAACGACGTCATCGACGGAGCGCACACCGAGGGGACCGTGCTCCTCGACGGGCAGGACATCTACGCGCGGCAGGTCGACGCGGTCGAGGTCCGGCGGCGGGTCGGTATGGTCTTCCAGAAGTCGAACCCCTTCCCCAAGAGCATCTTCGAGAACGTCGCCTTCGGGCTGCGGATCGCCGGGGAGAAGGACCCGAAGAAGATCGAGGCGCGGGTCGAGGAGTCGCTCGCGCAGGCGGCGCTGCTCGACGAGGTGAAGGACCGGCTCGACGAGTCGGCGCTCGGCCTCTCCGGCGGGCAGCAGCAGCGCCTCTGCATCGCGCGCGCGCTCGCCGTGCGGCCCGAGGTCGTGCTGATGGACGAGCCCGCCTCGGCGCTCGACCCCATCGCGACCGCGCGCATCGAGGCGCTCATCCGTGAGCTCGCCGAGCGCTACACCCTCGTCATCGTCACCCACTCGATGCAGCAGGCGGCGCGGGTGAGCGACTTCACGGCGTTCTTCTATCTCGGCAAGCTCGTCGAGTACGGGGAGACCCAGAAGATCTTCACGCGGCCCACGCAGCAGCGGACCGAGGACTACATCACGGGGCGCTTCGGCTGA
- the phoU gene encoding phosphate signaling complex protein PhoU, whose product MARPHTSRAFQEELEALSARLVGMGQRCTELIEMASRAMSERDVELAARVEAADREIDTHEMEIDELAVRILALRQPAARDLRFLVFALKVVTDLERIGDEAANLAERGAQLAAQGVPRTDLQPALQEMAALTRVQVERALEAFVAGDEALAREVSARDDEVDERYRHLIDACRDHIEAHPDQTEVAICLASSAKYLERIADHATHIAEMVVFVTSGEDVRHPEKR is encoded by the coding sequence ATGGCGCGGCCGCACACCAGCCGCGCCTTCCAGGAGGAGCTCGAGGCCCTCTCCGCGCGCCTCGTCGGCATGGGCCAGCGCTGCACGGAGCTCATCGAGATGGCGAGCCGCGCGATGAGCGAGCGCGACGTGGAGCTGGCCGCCCGCGTCGAGGCGGCGGACCGGGAGATCGACACGCACGAGATGGAGATCGACGAGCTCGCGGTGCGCATCCTCGCCCTCCGCCAGCCCGCGGCGCGGGATCTCCGCTTCCTCGTCTTCGCGCTGAAGGTCGTCACGGATCTCGAGCGCATCGGAGACGAGGCGGCCAACCTCGCCGAGCGAGGCGCCCAGCTCGCGGCCCAGGGCGTGCCGCGGACGGACCTGCAGCCCGCGCTCCAGGAGATGGCCGCGCTCACGCGCGTGCAGGTGGAGCGGGCGCTCGAGGCGTTCGTGGCCGGCGACGAGGCGCTCGCGCGCGAGGTGAGCGCCCGGGACGACGAGGTGGACGAGCGCTACCGCCACCTGATCGACGCCTGCCGCGACCACATCGAGGCGCACCCCGATCAGACCGAGGTCGCGATCTGCCTGGCGTCGAGCGCGAAGTACCTGGAGCGCATCGCGGACCACGCCACCCACATCGCCGAGATGGTGGTCTTCGTCACCAGCGGCGAGGACGTCCGGCACCCGGAGAAGCGCTGA
- a CDS encoding protein kinase, with product MDGGERRRFGRYETLFPIAQGGMAEVWAARALGAAGFQKLVALKRMRPELAADAKFVTMFLDEGRVAANITSPHVVSTLDLGRADDDSLYLVMELVTGASLEQLMREATLRGERLPVGLAVDIVAQAAQGLHAAHEARSPAGEPLEIVHRDCSPHNILVDVHGQVKITDFGIAKAMERQTRSQAGEMKGKLSYLSYEQARGHAVDRRSDIFILGIVAWEVLAGRQLFEARSAVQALHRIVTMEIPRLDQISDVSADLADAVAQALVRERNERYSTAAAFANALLNAHGVRTPPPSELGALVRRFGGDQLRKVEGGIRESMGGSAVDLMSASEPEYPIPLAAVKSSPPPPRERIRTKPLAALASPPPPAFSTTGYPEGDAKPPFPQTAVQDVNDAVDHEVDDDSPRERAATLPMHGAPAPRVSHATVALPSEPPPSGPLPSEPRLPTPRERARTQPLSTPEAPPWERRPKRSRAGVWVALAALLVIALGGAGGWWVATRGPSDTPSEAPRAATAPEARPETPAPAPAPAHAVEPVEPVEPVEPVEAATEAGEIEASIDHQPAPRERHPAAKALRPRPPRPRPVGRRPAAIRDEASPRGDREAALDEIPGLGD from the coding sequence GTGGACGGGGGCGAACGTCGGCGGTTCGGGCGCTACGAGACGCTCTTCCCGATCGCGCAGGGCGGCATGGCCGAGGTCTGGGCCGCGCGCGCGCTGGGCGCCGCGGGCTTCCAGAAGCTGGTGGCGCTCAAGCGGATGCGCCCCGAGCTCGCCGCGGACGCGAAGTTCGTGACCATGTTCCTCGACGAAGGTCGGGTCGCGGCCAACATCACCAGCCCCCACGTCGTCAGCACCCTCGATCTCGGTCGCGCGGACGACGACTCGCTCTATCTCGTCATGGAGCTCGTCACGGGCGCCTCGCTCGAGCAGCTCATGCGCGAGGCGACGCTGCGCGGCGAGCGGCTGCCGGTCGGGCTCGCGGTCGACATCGTCGCCCAGGCCGCCCAGGGGCTGCACGCCGCGCACGAGGCGCGCAGCCCGGCGGGCGAGCCGCTCGAGATCGTTCACCGCGACTGCTCGCCGCACAACATCCTCGTCGACGTGCACGGGCAAGTGAAGATCACCGACTTCGGCATCGCCAAGGCCATGGAGCGGCAGACGCGGAGCCAGGCCGGGGAGATGAAGGGCAAGCTCAGCTACCTCAGCTACGAGCAGGCGCGGGGCCACGCGGTCGATCGGCGGAGCGACATCTTCATCCTCGGCATCGTCGCGTGGGAGGTGCTCGCGGGGCGGCAGCTCTTCGAGGCGCGGAGCGCGGTCCAGGCCCTGCACCGCATCGTCACGATGGAGATCCCGCGCCTCGACCAGATCAGCGACGTCAGCGCCGACCTCGCGGACGCGGTGGCCCAGGCGCTGGTGCGCGAACGCAACGAACGCTACTCCACCGCCGCCGCGTTCGCGAACGCGCTGCTCAACGCCCACGGGGTGCGCACGCCCCCTCCGAGCGAGCTGGGGGCGCTGGTCCGCCGCTTCGGGGGCGATCAGCTCAGGAAGGTCGAGGGCGGCATCCGGGAGTCGATGGGCGGCAGCGCGGTCGACCTGATGAGCGCCTCGGAGCCGGAGTATCCGATCCCGCTCGCCGCGGTGAAGTCGAGCCCGCCCCCTCCCCGCGAGCGCATCCGGACCAAGCCGCTGGCCGCGCTGGCCTCCCCGCCGCCGCCCGCGTTCTCCACCACCGGATATCCGGAGGGCGACGCGAAGCCGCCGTTCCCGCAGACCGCGGTTCAGGACGTGAACGACGCGGTCGACCATGAGGTGGACGACGACTCCCCGCGCGAGCGCGCCGCGACCTTGCCGATGCACGGCGCGCCCGCGCCGCGCGTGAGCCACGCCACCGTCGCCCTCCCCTCCGAGCCCCCGCCCAGCGGCCCGCTCCCCTCCGAGCCCCGGCTGCCCACTCCGCGCGAGCGCGCTCGGACGCAGCCCCTCTCCACCCCCGAGGCTCCGCCGTGGGAGCGCCGCCCGAAGCGCTCGCGCGCCGGCGTCTGGGTCGCGCTCGCCGCGCTCCTGGTGATCGCGCTGGGCGGCGCGGGCGGCTGGTGGGTGGCCACGCGCGGCCCCTCGGACACGCCGTCCGAAGCGCCCCGCGCGGCGACGGCGCCCGAGGCGAGGCCGGAGACGCCCGCGCCCGCGCCCGCGCCCGCGCACGCTGTGGAGCCGGTCGAGCCGGTCGAGCCCGTCGAGCCCGTCGAGGCCGCGACCGAGGCCGGCGAGATCGAGGCGTCCATCGATCACCAGCCCGCGCCCCGCGAGCGGCACCCCGCGGCGAAGGCGCTCCGGCCGCGGCCGCCCCGCCCGCGCCCCGTGGGCCGAAGGCCGGCCGCGATCCGGGACGAGGCGAGCCCACGGGGCGATCGCGAGGCCGCGCTCGACGAGATCCCGGGGCTCGGCGATTAA
- a CDS encoding M48 family metalloprotease, protein MNARTWGAIAAATLAISGCSKLADLLGDDEADVAPTASDPSLVPVQPVEPEPVAPPPEPTPVPEAQPAPGGFTLPGLEGLPIPLPIPQGEARDPEPPARGSLGAAPAGSWDANGHMTRAFLEQETREIHRALLAALDPAQRAQVENIPFEIVDERSEPNAAAACLRSQHARMMITSAMIELAAGISEAKAYDELADTQTYETYVTSVVDQVRREQPVTGVDPSLHTAPHATDAHKLARQRHLFDQQIAFILGHELGHHHLGHTNCVGGRTQAQIERDEMAAVLSHTVPPFEQPREIEADMWGLTNVLEAGHERPGGTWNHEGALLNMDFFRRLSDHGGAELVLAFLSTHPPSIIRIPIIRSTAQQWTPGWRPPRMPTPGDAPGGDGDAVEIPTPGGPIRLPGNLPIDPRQLPIDPRALPIPLPQPR, encoded by the coding sequence ATGAACGCGCGAACGTGGGGGGCGATCGCCGCGGCGACGCTCGCGATCTCGGGGTGCTCGAAGCTCGCGGACCTGCTCGGGGACGACGAGGCGGACGTCGCGCCGACGGCGAGCGACCCGTCGCTCGTGCCCGTGCAGCCGGTGGAGCCCGAGCCCGTCGCGCCTCCGCCCGAGCCCACGCCCGTGCCCGAGGCCCAGCCGGCGCCGGGCGGCTTCACGCTGCCTGGCCTCGAGGGCTTGCCCATCCCGCTTCCGATCCCCCAGGGCGAGGCGCGCGATCCCGAGCCCCCCGCGCGCGGCTCCCTCGGCGCCGCGCCCGCGGGCTCGTGGGACGCGAACGGTCACATGACGCGGGCCTTCCTCGAGCAGGAGACCCGCGAGATCCACCGCGCGCTGCTCGCCGCGCTCGATCCGGCCCAGCGCGCGCAGGTGGAGAACATCCCCTTCGAGATCGTCGACGAGCGGAGCGAGCCCAACGCGGCCGCCGCGTGCCTCCGCTCGCAGCACGCGCGCATGATGATCACGAGCGCGATGATCGAGCTCGCGGCCGGCATCAGCGAGGCCAAGGCCTACGACGAGCTGGCCGACACCCAGACCTACGAGACCTACGTCACCAGCGTGGTGGACCAGGTCCGGCGCGAGCAGCCGGTCACGGGCGTCGACCCGAGCCTGCACACCGCTCCGCACGCGACGGACGCGCACAAGCTCGCGCGGCAGCGCCACCTCTTCGACCAGCAGATCGCCTTCATCCTGGGCCACGAGCTCGGCCACCATCACCTCGGACACACGAACTGCGTGGGCGGCCGGACGCAGGCGCAGATCGAGCGCGACGAGATGGCCGCCGTCCTCTCGCACACGGTCCCGCCCTTCGAGCAGCCCCGCGAGATCGAGGCCGACATGTGGGGCCTGACGAACGTGCTCGAGGCCGGACACGAGCGCCCCGGCGGCACCTGGAACCACGAAGGCGCGTTGCTCAACATGGACTTCTTCCGGCGCCTCTCGGACCACGGCGGCGCGGAGCTGGTGCTGGCCTTCCTGAGCACCCACCCGCCGAGCATCATCCGCATCCCGATCATCCGCTCCACCGCCCAGCAGTGGACGCCCGGGTGGCGTCCGCCCCGGATGCCGACGCCGGGCGACGCGCCGGGCGGGGACGGCGACGCGGTCGAGATCCCCACGCCCGGAGGGCCGATCCGTCTCCCGGGCAACCTGCCGATCGATCCCCGCCAGCTGCCGATCGATCCCCGCGCGCTCCCGATCCCGCTGCCTCAGCCGCGCTGA
- a CDS encoding hydrogen peroxide-inducible genes activator: MDLSQVTLTQMRYAVAVADAGSFRLAAERSHVSQPGLSMQIQKLEGLLDAVLFDRSKKPVLVTLEGEAAIAQMRAVLRETERLGQVVVAHGEPSGPYRLGVIPTLSPSVVPLFLPTFLARFPRVELTIEELETEVMIDRLRADTLDGGLAATPLDAPGLSEAALGRERLYAYLPPADPLLRKRKVTQADLEGRPLWIMPEGHCFRSQVLSYCAAGAEAARPPVHFESGSFETLIRLVDGGLGGTLLPALVVQRLDPAVREAQVRSLVAPIPVREIGFVTARDDLRRSVNEPLVALIRERLAEALGRSPRRALVLDPRA, translated from the coding sequence ATGGATCTCTCCCAGGTCACCCTCACGCAGATGCGCTACGCGGTGGCCGTGGCGGACGCCGGCAGCTTTCGCCTCGCGGCGGAGCGCAGCCACGTCTCGCAGCCCGGTCTGAGCATGCAGATCCAGAAGCTCGAGGGGCTGCTGGACGCGGTGCTCTTCGACCGGAGCAAGAAGCCGGTGCTGGTCACGCTCGAGGGGGAGGCCGCGATCGCCCAGATGCGCGCGGTGCTGCGCGAGACCGAGCGGCTCGGTCAGGTCGTCGTGGCGCACGGGGAGCCCTCCGGGCCCTATCGGCTGGGCGTGATCCCGACCCTCTCGCCGTCGGTGGTCCCGCTGTTCCTGCCGACCTTCCTCGCGCGCTTCCCGCGGGTGGAGCTCACCATCGAGGAGCTCGAGACGGAGGTGATGATCGATCGGCTGCGCGCGGACACCCTCGACGGGGGCCTCGCCGCCACGCCCCTCGACGCGCCCGGGCTCTCGGAGGCGGCGCTCGGTCGCGAGCGCCTCTACGCGTACCTGCCGCCGGCGGATCCGCTCTTGCGGAAGCGCAAGGTGACCCAGGCCGATCTCGAGGGGCGGCCGCTCTGGATCATGCCCGAGGGGCACTGCTTTCGTTCACAGGTCCTGAGCTACTGCGCGGCCGGCGCCGAGGCGGCCCGCCCGCCGGTGCACTTCGAGAGCGGCAGCTTCGAGACGCTCATCCGCCTCGTCGACGGCGGGCTGGGCGGCACGCTGCTGCCCGCGCTCGTCGTGCAGCGCCTCGACCCGGCCGTCCGTGAGGCGCAGGTGCGGTCGCTCGTGGCGCCGATCCCCGTCCGCGAGATCGGCTTCGTCACCGCGCGCGACGACCTGCGTCGCAGCGTGAACGAGCCGCTCGTCGCTCTGATCCGCGAGCGCCTCGCCGAAGCCCTCGGCCGCTCCCCGCGCCGCGCCCTGGTCCTGGACCCGAGGGCCTGA
- the ahpC gene encoding alkyl hydroperoxide reductase subunit C, translated as MSLINTQLKPFRAQAYHQGDFTEITDETVRGRWSVFFFYPADFTFVCPTELEDLAAKHDELQKLGVDVYGVSCDTHFSHKAWHASSEKVGKVQFPLLGDPTATLAKNFEVYVEDQGIALRGTFVVDPEGRIKLYEVHDDGVGRNADELVRKVKAAQYVAAHPGEVCPAKWEEGQATLKPSLDLVGKL; from the coding sequence ATGTCCCTCATCAACACCCAGCTCAAGCCCTTCCGCGCCCAGGCCTACCACCAGGGCGACTTCACCGAGATCACCGACGAGACCGTGCGCGGTCGCTGGTCGGTCTTCTTCTTCTACCCGGCGGACTTCACCTTCGTCTGCCCCACGGAGCTCGAGGACCTCGCGGCGAAGCACGACGAGCTCCAGAAGCTCGGCGTCGACGTCTACGGCGTCTCCTGCGACACGCACTTCTCGCACAAGGCGTGGCACGCGAGCTCGGAGAAGGTCGGCAAGGTCCAGTTCCCGCTGCTCGGCGACCCCACCGCGACCCTCGCCAAGAACTTCGAGGTCTACGTCGAGGATCAGGGCATCGCGCTCCGCGGCACCTTCGTCGTCGACCCCGAGGGCCGAATCAAGCTCTACGAGGTGCACGACGACGGCGTGGGCCGAAACGCGGACGAGCTCGTCCGCAAGGTGAAGGCCGCACAGTACGTCGCCGCCCACCCGGGTGAGGTCTGCCCCGCGAAGTGGGAGGAGGGCCAGGCGACCCTGAAGCCCTCGCTCGACCTCGTCGGCAAGCTCTGA
- the ahpF gene encoding alkyl hydroperoxide reductase subunit F, whose amino-acid sequence MLDDALKAQLADALQRLKHAVALTPSLDDSETSAQIQALLADVASTSPLVSVEAPDPGARAPSFAIHRPGEPGRVRFAGLPMGHEFTSLVLALLHVGGHPPRASEETLSEVRGLTGPLHFETFFSQDCQNCPDVVQALDMMAALHPGISHVAIDGAAARAEVEARGVMAVPTVFLNGEPFGQGRMELSQILAKLDGGLAAREAAKLDDKPIFDMLVVGGGPAGAAAAIYAARKGIETGVVADRFGGQVADTLGIENYISVVETVGPHFVGALEAHVGAYPVDVMKHQRAAKLVPGEVHEVQLESGASLRARSVVIATGARWRDMGVPGEAAYRNKGVTYCPHCDGPLFAGKRVAVIGGGNSGVEAAIDLAGVVAHVTLLELMPALRADAVLQRKLRSLPNVDVITNARTTEVVGDGDKVTGLDYEDARDGSARTVEVAGVFVQIGLLPNTGWLRGTLALSPHGEIVVDDRGATSIPGVYAAGDVTTVPFKQIIIAAGDGAKAALGAFDHLIRATAPAA is encoded by the coding sequence ATGTTGGACGACGCCCTCAAAGCACAGCTGGCCGACGCGCTTCAGCGCCTGAAGCACGCGGTCGCGCTCACCCCCTCGCTGGATGACTCCGAGACCTCGGCGCAGATCCAGGCCCTCCTCGCGGACGTCGCCTCGACCTCGCCCCTCGTCTCGGTGGAGGCGCCCGACCCGGGCGCGAGGGCGCCGTCGTTCGCCATCCACCGCCCCGGCGAGCCGGGCCGGGTGCGCTTCGCCGGGCTGCCGATGGGACACGAGTTCACGTCGCTCGTGCTCGCGCTGCTGCACGTCGGCGGGCACCCGCCGCGCGCGTCGGAGGAGACGCTCTCGGAGGTGCGCGGGCTGACCGGTCCGCTGCACTTCGAGACGTTCTTCTCCCAGGACTGTCAGAACTGCCCCGACGTCGTGCAGGCGCTCGACATGATGGCCGCGCTCCACCCGGGCATCTCGCACGTGGCCATCGACGGCGCCGCTGCCCGCGCCGAGGTCGAGGCGCGGGGCGTGATGGCCGTGCCGACCGTCTTCCTGAACGGCGAGCCCTTCGGCCAGGGCCGCATGGAGCTGTCGCAGATCCTGGCCAAGCTCGACGGCGGGCTCGCCGCGCGCGAGGCGGCGAAGCTCGATGACAAGCCCATCTTCGACATGCTCGTGGTGGGCGGCGGCCCGGCCGGCGCGGCGGCGGCGATCTACGCGGCGCGCAAGGGCATCGAGACCGGCGTCGTCGCGGACCGCTTCGGCGGTCAGGTCGCCGACACCCTCGGCATCGAGAACTACATCTCGGTGGTCGAGACCGTCGGCCCCCACTTCGTCGGCGCGCTCGAGGCGCACGTCGGCGCCTACCCGGTCGACGTCATGAAACACCAGCGCGCGGCCAAGCTCGTGCCGGGTGAGGTGCACGAGGTGCAGCTCGAGAGCGGCGCGTCGCTCCGGGCGCGCAGCGTGGTCATCGCCACCGGCGCCCGCTGGCGAGACATGGGCGTCCCCGGTGAGGCCGCCTACCGGAACAAGGGCGTGACCTACTGCCCGCACTGCGACGGACCGCTCTTCGCGGGCAAGCGCGTGGCCGTCATCGGCGGCGGCAACTCCGGCGTCGAGGCCGCGATCGATCTGGCGGGCGTGGTCGCGCACGTGACGCTCCTCGAGCTCATGCCCGCCCTGCGCGCGGACGCGGTCCTGCAACGCAAGCTCCGCTCGCTCCCGAACGTCGACGTGATCACGAACGCGCGCACCACCGAGGTCGTCGGCGACGGCGACAAGGTGACCGGCCTCGACTACGAGGACGCGCGCGACGGCTCGGCCAGGACCGTCGAGGTCGCGGGCGTCTTCGTGCAGATCGGCCTCTTGCCCAATACGGGCTGGCTCCGCGGCACGCTCGCGCTCTCCCCGCACGGCGAGATCGTGGTCGACGATCGGGGCGCCACCTCGATCCCTGGCGTCTACGCCGCGGGCGACGTCACCACCGTGCCCTTCAAGCAGATCATCATCGCGGCCGGTGACGGCGCCAAGGCCGCGCTCGGCGCGTTCGACCACCTGATCCGCGCGACCGCGCCGGCTGCCTGA